A stretch of DNA from Bacteroidales bacterium:
CAATGGCTTCTCCATTTTTAGCCTTTCCAAGTGCGGCAATTGAGCTGACGTAGCAAATCTCTTTTACACCGTTTGCTATGCAGGCGTCAACAAGGTTGGCTGTTCCCTGTTGGTTTGTGTGTATAATCTCTTTAGAGTTTTTTGGACTGAACGACACCATAGCGCCGGCGTGAAAAACTAACCGAATATTGCGCGTTGCGTTCAGCATCTGCTCTGCGTTTAGCAAATCGGCTTCAACCCACTCAATTCTGTTAAACTGCTCAACTGGGTTTTCTGCCGAGCGTTCAAAAACCTTGTGAATCAGCTTAAAAGAGGAGGTTGGACGTTTTGTGGCTCTAACGGAAAATCCTTTGCGTGTAAGCTGTTCAAGCACGTTGGCACCAAGCATACCCGTGCCGCCTGTAACCAAAATTGATGTTGATTGCTTGTCAGAGTTTTTATTGTGAGGCATATATTTGTGTTAATATTAAAATTCCATCTACACACAAAGTTATTTGGTTTGAGTATGTATCTGTTAAAAGCCTTTATAAAACAAGAAAGGACGTTTCCCGCCGAACAATGACCGTTTTAAGACAGTCCAGGCTCTTTACGTCCAAAACGAGTGGGGCAATCCTTTCTTAAACAAAAATATACAATATTTTTTAAAGTGCAAAACCGTTTCAACTTTGATAGGCTTTTATTATCGGTTTTCTTTTTGTATCTTTGAATTTGAATTCTAAGTTAGGGCTAATTGATAGGGTTTTATATCTCGGCTTAGGATAGTTAGCCGTTTCTAACAGTGCCGTTAATGCCTTTTATAGGCGTACCTTTGATAGATATAACAACCCCACTTAGGATTCTTTTTATTTTATGAAGTTTTACCTGTATCTCTCTTTAGCTTTTTCATTATCCTATCCTCAGGAACAAATTTAGATTTTTTGCCCTCTTCCATTGCTTTAAGCAATTCGGCTTCTTCTATTTCATTGTTTGACAATGTTTTATACGACAATCCAATTCGTTTTGCCAAATCTATAAGCAATTTTATATCAGCCTTATTTGTCGATGTTATTACAATTCCGTACATGGTTTTAATAGTTTAAAAAACAACTGTGTAAAACTAAAAAAAAGTTTTAGTATTTATTCAATCGGTATTACCATAGATTACTCAATCAAGTCCATGATACTTTATTTTTACTTAATCTACTGTATATTAGTTATTTATTTTATAATAAATGTAAAAATGCAGCAATTGTCAACCCAATGTAATTAAAAACAACCTTTGAAACACTTTTTTTAATCCATAAATTTGACAAAAAGGGTAGATTATAAGAACTTTATAAAAATAAATTAAACATTTAACTAATTAATCTTTTGCCTTATAGCAATCCTTTAGAGACTATAGGCAAGTAAATTATTTTATCATGAAACTTAAAAATAAAATTGCGATTATTACAGGCGGTGCTGACGGAATTGGAAAAGCGACCGCCATTCGTTTTGCGCAAGAAGGCGCAGTAGTTGTAATCTGGGACCTTAATGAAGAAAAAGGTAACGAAACCGTAAAACTTATTAAAGATGCTGGTGGCAAAGCGACTTTTGCAAAAGTGAATACTGCTGTTTACGCAGAAGTTGAAGCAGCTACAAAAAAGGTTGTTGACCAATTCGGGAAATTGGATATTATTATCAACAATGCTGGAATTACCCGCGACAGCACCATTAAGAAAATGACTCCTGAAACCTGGCAACAGGTTATTGATGTGAACCTTACAGGTGTTTTCAACTGTTGTAAATGTGCATCGGATGTAATGGTGGAAAAAGGTTGGGGAAGAATTATCAACGCTTCATCTGTGGTGGCTCTTTACGGAAACTTTGGACAGACAAACTATGTGGCAACCAAGTCAGGATTGATTGGTATGACCAAAACCTTGGCTCGTGAACTAGGTCGTAAAGGTGTAACTGTTAACGCTGTAGCACCTGGATTTATAGCAACCGAAATGGTTAAAAAAATGCCTGCCGAAGTATTGAAATCAATGGAAGACAAAGTGCCTTTGAAACGCCTTGGTCAACCCGAAGAGATTGCGGCAGCTTATCTGTTCCTTGCAAGCGACGACGCAGCTTACATCAACGGAACTGTTTTGAGTGTTGATGGTGGTATAACTGTTTAAAACTAAAGTCTATGGCAACATCAGCACAAGTTATTGGAGCATCCATACTCTTTGCGGTTTATGTGGTGTTCGTACTCTACTTCGTTATTAAAGGTGCGCGTGGTACGAAAAGCATCAAAGACTACGCGGTTGGGAGTTTTACGTTTTCGCCTGTTTACGTAGCGTTGTCATTGGCTGCAGCCATGACAAGTGCTGCTACTTTCGTGATAAATCCCGGATTGATAGCCACTTACGGTATAAGTGCCTATATCTCGTACGGATTAGTGTTTCCGTTTGCATCACTGGCATCGTTGGTTATTCTCACAAAAAGTTTCAGAAAATATGGTCAGTCAGTAAATGCGCTAACCTTGTCGAGCTGGGTAGGAAACAGATATAACAGTAAAGGATACGCACTGTTTATCGCTATACTTACAGTTCTGCTGTTGACATTTCTTGTGTTGATTTTGGTTGCTTTGGTAAAGGTAGTCGCACAAGCATTGAATGCCAATCAGATTGTAGTTCTTGCTGTCGTGGTTATCTTTACATTTGGTTATATGATGTTTGGCGGAGCTAACTCCATGGTTTATACCAATGTAATTCAGGCTTCGCTAATGATTTTGGTAGCACTTATTTTACTTGGTTCAGGAATACAATTTTTTAAAGACGGATTTTTCGGGTTCTTTGAAAAGTTAAAGATAATTGATCCACAATTAGTAAAGTTCCCGAATGAGCAAAGTCCGCTCTTCCGTGATTTCTTTGAAATAGTTATTGCACAATTAGTTGTAGGAGCAGCAGTAGTAGCCCAACCACACATCATTACCAAATCTTTGTTACTAAAAAAAGAAAGAGACGTAAATAAATTCCTAATAGTCTCGGTTATTGTTCAATTTTTATTCTTTTCGGTGGTATTTGTAGGATTGTTTGCACGTTTACTTTTCCCTGATTTAACATTAAATGGAGAGCCTATCAATGTGGATAGTGTTATACCCAATTATGTAATTACTGTTTTCTCAGGTGGATTTGGTTCGTTGTTGGTTGGACTTTTGGTAATTTTGGGACTAATTAGTGCAGGTTTTTCAACTATCGAGGGGCTGATTCAATCGTTAAGTACGACAATAACAACTGACCTTATCAAACCACTTTTTGGGAAGTCGATAAAAAACGAAAACAGCTATATTGCCATTAATCGAGTAGTAATAGCCGTAATGGCAGCGGTAGCGTTTCTAATGTCAAGAGAGCAGATTCTCAATCCCAATGTGAGCGTGGCTATTTTTGCTCAAAACGGAACATACTCCTACTTTTCGATATTAATAGTACCGTTAGTGTTTGGAATTTTCTTGAAAAACGTGAAGAAGAAGTCTGCACTTTCAGGCTCAATAACTGCTCTTGTAGTCTATTTTGTAGTCTATTACCTGCTTCCTTATCTATATAAGTCAGGTATTGCCAGCTTTGGTTTTGCTAATCGTTATTTTGGCGACCAAGTGCAAAATCCGGGTATTGCAGCCGCCATCGCTATAATAGCAGCATTTGTTGTGGGGCTTAGTGTCCATTTTCTCAGCAGAAATAAAGTGAAAGCTTAGTGAAGTATCAAATTTAAAATTTAAATATACTATGTCAAAATTCAAAGAAATATATAAAAGTAAATTAATTCCACTTGAAAAAATGCCCGATCTGCTCCAAAGTGATTCAGATGTGATTGTGGCGCAGTGCGCTTCTGAGCCACAGGGATGTATGTCGGTATTCCATTTGGCAAAAGAGCGTGTAAAAGATGTAAAAGTATTTTCTGTACTTACTTTGAAACCCTATGAATTCTACATGAAACCTGAAATGAAAGGACATTTTGAACTTTGTAGCTGGTTTCATGCGCCCGGTTCGCGTAAAGCGATAAAGGAGAAGACGGGAACTGTTACTTATGTCCCTAATATGCTTCACAATGCAGCGTCTGACAGGATGAAAGTGCGCCGTCCGCATATGTTTGTGGGTACTTGCACACCGCCCGACGAGAAAGGGTTTGTTTCACTTTCGTTGGGAATAACGTATGAAAAAGACATCTTAGAAGTAGCGGAAGTCGTTGTGTTAGAGGTAAATGACAAACTGCCTAGAACATTTGGAGATACCCAAGTGCATGTTTCGGAAGTAGATTATTTTGTAGAATATTCTCAAAATCCGCCTGCAATACCCGAACCTCAACCTGATGAAGCAGCAATGAAAATTGGAAAACATATCGCCGATTTGATTGAAGACGGCTCGACTATTCAACTTGGAATTGGAGAAATCCCAAATGCTGCTGCACTGATGCTGAGAAGCAAGAAAGATCTGGGTGTTCATACCGAAATGATGGTGGATAGCATGATGGAGCTGTACGATATGGGTGTTATTACCAATAAGAAGAAGAGCTTACATAAGGGAAAGTTTATCTGTACGTTTGCCATGGGAAGTGAAAAACTTTATGAGTGGTTGGATAATAATCCGGCAGTAGAGTTTCTACGTGGCTCGTATGTAAATGACCCCTCTGTAGTTCGTCAAAACTCGAAAATGGTTTCCATTAACACTTGCATGATGATTGATTTTACCGGTCAGGTTGCGAGCGAAGGTATTGGTACACAGCAATATTCGGGAACCGGAGGACAGAGTGATACCGCTGTTGGAGCTATCGAAGGTTTAGATGGAAAAGGAAAATCCATAATCGCCTGCCGTTCAACTGCTAAAGGCGGAACAATCTCTACAATTGTTCCTGTATTGCCCCCGGGAACGGGAGTTACGCTTCATCGCAGCAATACAGATTACGTTGTAACTGAATACGGAAGTGTAAGACTAACAGGTCGCACCGTTCGCGAACGTACCGAACTGCTGATTTCCATTGCTCATCCCGATTTTAGAGAAGAGCTTAGAAAGCAAGCCGAAGAGATTGGATATTTATAATACTGATGTAAAGTAAATAATTTAAAATTCGTAATTCGTAAATCAAATATTATGTTACCAATAAAAATAGTTGCTACCGGGCTGTATGCACCGGGCGAGCCAATAGGAAATGAAGAATTGAAAAAGTTGGCAAGAATTGAGTTTAATCACGAAAAAACTGAAGAAAAAATCGGAATCAAGCAACGCCATATTGCCCATTTCAGAAACCTGAATGAAACTACGGCTGATTTTGTAACCAAATCAGCGGAAGATGCCTTGAAAAACGGGAGTATATCAGCAAATGATATAGGTCTGTTTATCGTGGCAACCGACACGCCTGAATATATTACTCCGGCAACAGCCATTATCCAGCAAGGCAGGATACAGAAAGGAGAAAAATGGAGTATGTCTTTTGATGTTTCAGCATCGTGTGCGAGTTTCACAATGGCTTTTGATGCTGCTTCGCGGATTCTTGCAAACAATCCTAAAATTAAATATGCAATGGTAACCGGAGTCTATAATATGCCTGCATTTATCCGTCCGGGAGATACGTTTTCTTATCCGATTTTTGCCGATGGAGCAGCCTCTTTTATTCTTACAAAAGATGATACGGGAAAATCAGGCTATATCGGTAACCAGATGTTAACCGATGGAACTCAGTTTGATTTTATAGGTATCTATGCTGGCGGTTCTAAAATGCCGGTAACCAAAGAGGTTTTGGAAGAGGAGAAAAACGGTCTTCTAAGTCTAAAACCAATGCCGGGCGACAGAAACGTGCGACTTTGGCCCATGGTAGTTGATAAACTTCTTGCCGAATACAAAGTTAAAACCGATGAGATTGACCACTATATTTTTACACAAATTAATCGCTCGGTGATTATACAAGTAATGGAAGCCATCAATCAACCCGTAGATAAAGCTATGATGATAATGGACAGATACGGCTACACTGGCTCTGGCTGTGTGCCAATGGCAATGCACGAAGGCATTAAATCAGGTAAAATCAAACGTGGAGATACAGTACTATTTATGGCATCAGGTGCAGGCCTGTCTGTAGGAAGTAACTTGTTGGTTTATTAGAAGTTATACTCAACGACAAATTACAAGTTGTAATACGTAACTTGTAACTTATAACTCGTAATTTGTAATTCGTAACTCGTAAATAAAAAGATATGGTAAATGTAGGAATAGTAGGAACCGGAATTTACATGCCGGAAACAAAGATGACTGCTAAACAGATTTCAGAAGCCACAAAAGGCGTATGGAGTGAAGAGGCAGTGATAGAAAAATTAGGAATTGTTGAAAAAACAGTTGCCGGTCCAGATGATGGCACGCAGGAAATGGGTGTACGTGCTGCATTGGATTGTCTAAAAAACACAGGTGTAGATCCTATGGAGATAGATCTGATTCTCTGTATTGGTGAGGAATGGAAAGAGTATCCGTTAACCACATCGGGAATTTATATTCAGGAGAAAATAGGGGCTAATAATGCTTGGGCAATCGACATTCAGCAACGTTGCGGAACAACGGTAGCAGCCATGAAAATAGCCAAAGATATGATGATAGCCGACGAAGAGCTGAAAACAATTATGATTGTTGGCGGTTATAGAAACGGCGATTTCATCGACTTTGAGGATAGTGCTGTTTCGTTTATGTTTAATCTGGGTGCCGGTGCCGGAGCGATGATTTTGAAACGCAACTACGGCAAAAATTTAGTTTTAGGCACGCACATCATCACAGATGGAACAATGGCGCGCGATGCAGGTGTGTTTTATGGAGGAACAGAAAACCCGATAACGGCAGAAAATGCTCATTTGGCTTATAAGTCACTGAAAGTCTTCAATGTAGAACATATGAAAGATCGACTTAACGAAGTTTCAATGGATAATTGGTTTCATTGCATTGATAAAGCATTCGAGAAATCGGGGATTCAGAAAAGCGAACTTGGCTTCCTTTGTTGTCTCCATTTTAAACGCAGTATGTTTGGCTATATGCTGACTGAACTTGGACTGACATGGGAGCAGAGCATCTATCTTGAAAATTACGGGCACATTGGTCAAATAGACCAAATTTTGTTACTCCATTTAGCACAGGAGAGAAATTTGCTGAAACCCGGAACGGTGATTTCTATGATAGCAGCAGGAATTGGGTATGCTTGGGGAGCTAATGTTATTCGATGGGGATAAGGAACGGTCAGACATACAACTGTTATTTTTAATTAATTGTGTATCAATGTTATATGTAAAAATAACGAGAAAATCATATAAAAGTCAACCCTATTATTTTTAATGTGCTCTTTTTTTTCAATTACTAATTATTTAAATTTGTGTTTATAATGAGAATATTAACTATTTAATTTTAGAGATTATGAGAAAACTATTTTTTGTTTTAATCGCAGTAGCAACATTATCTTTTGTTGCATGTGAAAAAGAGAAAAGTGAAGTAGATGGCACTAACAATCAGACATCAGTCGGAATTGTTGGAAACTGGCTGTCAGCAGGTGATAACGTAGCTCCATTGTTGGTAACATATTTCCAGGTGGATAGTATCACAGCAGAATTCAAAAGTAATAACACCTATGATGTAACATCTTATTCTGGTGGTGTACCAACAGCTTATGTGGGTAATTACGTTCAGGAAAAGTCTGGAACAGGAAATATTTGGAAAATCACATTGAACCAATCTACTCCTACAGCTGTAACCAGCGAAGGTATTTTTGAAATTACCAAAGAAGGTACAAATTACACCATGAAGTATGAAGTTGTACAAACTGAACCTAACATTGGCTCAACTCCTCCTACACCAGAAGGAGGTTTCGGAAGTACTAACGGTGGTGCAATAGGAGATATTAACATTCAAAAATTTGTAAAAAGGTAACATTGCGTTATTTATTTAAAAAGGTCAGGAGAAAAAAGGTTATCCCTGACCTTTTTAATTTAATGAATTAGTTATCATTATTTCTTGTTTTTTTTAATGACAAAATTTAACAAAATGAAGAAAATATCATTGCTTCTTTTTTCAGCCTTTATCTCTTTTTCTGTTTTGGCGCAATTGCCAAGCAATCAGTATTTCACAAAAGAGATACCTGAAAAAGCAAATAAAGAGTTCCAGTTTATTGGCTTCTATATTAATCAAGCGGTTACATCTAATATTTATCCCGAGAATGACTTTCTGAAAGGTCAGACGGTGGGAC
This window harbors:
- a CDS encoding 4-hydroxybutyrate--acetyl-CoA CoA transferase, producing the protein MSKFKEIYKSKLIPLEKMPDLLQSDSDVIVAQCASEPQGCMSVFHLAKERVKDVKVFSVLTLKPYEFYMKPEMKGHFELCSWFHAPGSRKAIKEKTGTVTYVPNMLHNAASDRMKVRRPHMFVGTCTPPDEKGFVSLSLGITYEKDILEVAEVVVLEVNDKLPRTFGDTQVHVSEVDYFVEYSQNPPAIPEPQPDEAAMKIGKHIADLIEDGSTIQLGIGEIPNAAALMLRSKKDLGVHTEMMVDSMMELYDMGVITNKKKSLHKGKFICTFAMGSEKLYEWLDNNPAVEFLRGSYVNDPSVVRQNSKMVSINTCMMIDFTGQVASEGIGTQQYSGTGGQSDTAVGAIEGLDGKGKSIIACRSTAKGGTISTIVPVLPPGTGVTLHRSNTDYVVTEYGSVRLTGRTVRERTELLISIAHPDFREELRKQAEEIGYL
- a CDS encoding ketoacyl-ACP synthase III, yielding MLPIKIVATGLYAPGEPIGNEELKKLARIEFNHEKTEEKIGIKQRHIAHFRNLNETTADFVTKSAEDALKNGSISANDIGLFIVATDTPEYITPATAIIQQGRIQKGEKWSMSFDVSASCASFTMAFDAASRILANNPKIKYAMVTGVYNMPAFIRPGDTFSYPIFADGAASFILTKDDTGKSGYIGNQMLTDGTQFDFIGIYAGGSKMPVTKEVLEEEKNGLLSLKPMPGDRNVRLWPMVVDKLLAEYKVKTDEIDHYIFTQINRSVIIQVMEAINQPVDKAMMIMDRYGYTGSGCVPMAMHEGIKSGKIKRGDTVLFMASGAGLSVGSNLLVY
- the fabG gene encoding 3-oxoacyl-ACP reductase FabG produces the protein MMKLKNKIAIITGGADGIGKATAIRFAQEGAVVVIWDLNEEKGNETVKLIKDAGGKATFAKVNTAVYAEVEAATKKVVDQFGKLDIIINNAGITRDSTIKKMTPETWQQVIDVNLTGVFNCCKCASDVMVEKGWGRIINASSVVALYGNFGQTNYVATKSGLIGMTKTLARELGRKGVTVNAVAPGFIATEMVKKMPAEVLKSMEDKVPLKRLGQPEEIAAAYLFLASDDAAYINGTVLSVDGGITV
- a CDS encoding 3-oxoacyl-ACP synthase, with protein sequence MVNVGIVGTGIYMPETKMTAKQISEATKGVWSEEAVIEKLGIVEKTVAGPDDGTQEMGVRAALDCLKNTGVDPMEIDLILCIGEEWKEYPLTTSGIYIQEKIGANNAWAIDIQQRCGTTVAAMKIAKDMMIADEELKTIMIVGGYRNGDFIDFEDSAVSFMFNLGAGAGAMILKRNYGKNLVLGTHIITDGTMARDAGVFYGGTENPITAENAHLAYKSLKVFNVEHMKDRLNEVSMDNWFHCIDKAFEKSGIQKSELGFLCCLHFKRSMFGYMLTELGLTWEQSIYLENYGHIGQIDQILLLHLAQERNLLKPGTVISMIAAGIGYAWGANVIRWG
- a CDS encoding sodium:solute symporter — translated: MATSAQVIGASILFAVYVVFVLYFVIKGARGTKSIKDYAVGSFTFSPVYVALSLAAAMTSAATFVINPGLIATYGISAYISYGLVFPFASLASLVILTKSFRKYGQSVNALTLSSWVGNRYNSKGYALFIAILTVLLLTFLVLILVALVKVVAQALNANQIVVLAVVVIFTFGYMMFGGANSMVYTNVIQASLMILVALILLGSGIQFFKDGFFGFFEKLKIIDPQLVKFPNEQSPLFRDFFEIVIAQLVVGAAVVAQPHIITKSLLLKKERDVNKFLIVSVIVQFLFFSVVFVGLFARLLFPDLTLNGEPINVDSVIPNYVITVFSGGFGSLLVGLLVILGLISAGFSTIEGLIQSLSTTITTDLIKPLFGKSIKNENSYIAINRVVIAVMAAVAFLMSREQILNPNVSVAIFAQNGTYSYFSILIVPLVFGIFLKNVKKKSALSGSITALVVYFVVYYLLPYLYKSGIASFGFANRYFGDQVQNPGIAAAIAIIAAFVVGLSVHFLSRNKVKA